The following is a genomic window from Clostridium fungisolvens.
CATCTTTATATGTTTTATTTAGAACTGTTTTATCTATAAATCATAGTATTTAAAAACCATACTTTACAAATTAATAGACTGGATCAGCTGAAATTTAATTTTTCCAAAATAATTAAATTGTTGCAGTTAAAATATCTAAAATAGTGGATAATATCTTTGTTAAACAAAAAAATATAATGCCAACCACACTTACTGTAAAGTTAGTAAATAACAAATATGTGCATACTTACTTCTTCTAATATTGTCATATATAATTTTTAACTAGATAGTATATAAAATAATTCTGTTTTGTATTAAGAGGAGGTACTTTTATGAGTTTTATTGAACTTGCTAAGGAAAGATATTCTGTAAGAAACTTTGACCCTAGGAAAATAGAAAAAGATAAATTGGATTTAATATTAGAAGCTGGTAGAATAGCACCTACAGCTGCTAACCTTCAACCTCAAAGGATTTTGGTGGTTGAAAGTGATAAGGCTGTGGCTAAGTTAAAAACTTGCACAATCTATTCCTTCAATGCTCCTATGGCATTAATAGTATGTGCTGATAAAAATGAAGCTTGGAAACGTAAGTATGATGAAAAGGTTCATACTGATATAGATGGAAGCATTGTTGCAACTCATATGATGCTCCAAGCCGCTGAACTTGGCTTAGGTACAACATGGGTTGGTCACTTTGATCCTGAATCTGTTATAAAAGCTTTCAATATTCCTGAAAATTTAGTTCCAGTATGTATTTTCCCATTAGGGTATCCAAGTAAGGATTCAAAACCAAATCCGAATCATGAAAAAAGAAAAGATATTTCTGACACTGTTTTTTACAATGAATTTTAACATGTTAAAATTTCAAATATAAATATATTGATAGAAACCTACATTCCTGTAAAGTCAAGATAAGAATTAGGGGGATATGGCTTTGTTGTAACACCAATATCCTCCTAATCTATTTCTAAGGCCTTCTTTACTAAATCTATAATCCTTTCTCTTATCCTAATAGGTTCAATCACCTTTACATGAGGCCCAAGACCTAATATTCTTCTTATAACTTCATTTTCTTCAAAGGTATAATAGAAAAGTTTTACTTCGTACTTTCCTTCTTCAATTATCCTTGTATACCTTTCATAGGAAGAGAAGCTCATAAAACATCTCTCCATTGCGAACTTTTCA
Proteins encoded in this region:
- a CDS encoding nitroreductase family protein, with protein sequence MSFIELAKERYSVRNFDPRKIEKDKLDLILEAGRIAPTAANLQPQRILVVESDKAVAKLKTCTIYSFNAPMALIVCADKNEAWKRKYDEKVHTDIDGSIVATHMMLQAAELGLGTTWVGHFDPESVIKAFNIPENLVPVCIFPLGYPSKDSKPNPNHEKRKDISDTVFYNEF